ATAAAACCCAACCCAGTTAATTTCTTTTAAAAAAGTATTTAATAAAGCTGAAGCGTTACTTAGGTTAGCGATTAAGTTATTTTCCCCTTCCAGCAATGCATCCAGCTGTTTTGATAGCTGATTGTACTGTTCTGTTAATGTCCCGTTATAAGTAATATTTCCGAACATAGAAACCTCCAATTAAAAAGTTATTTTTTTCTGTAGTAAATCATAATGCTGATGTAAATCCGCTGCCGTATGGGCATCCGAGCCGAAAACAATTGGGATTTGTAAATCAATTGCCTGTTTCACAAATGGATAAGGCGGGTATGGCTCCTTACAATACGGTTTACTTAGACCAGCACTATTAAAATCAAGCTCATAATGACCGGTCTGCATCATCTTCAACAATTCAGTAATGTCAGTTGCATCATCGATCTGTTCGTTATGGGCAAGCTGAAATTTATGAATTAATGTTGGATGTCCTATACGCTTAGGTTTGTATAAGCCTAAATCTGCTATAATCGACTTTTTCACAGTTTCGTAGTATAGCTTATACATAGGAAGAATGCCGCCAACCTTATTGGCAAATTGTAAATATACTTCTTGTGAAAAGTCAATACATACATACTCGTCTTGGAAATTCAAAAAGTGTACGGATAATATCGCATCATCCAGTAAAGGGCC
This window of the Solibacillus isronensis genome carries:
- the hisJ gene encoding histidinol-phosphatase HisJ — its product is MKRDGHIHTPFCPHGSTDSIEEYVEKAIASGFKEITFTEHAPLPENFVDPTPDKDSGMNPAYLMDYFKQLQRAKEQYQSQIKINIGLEVDYIVGFEQETKQFLNEVGPLLDDAILSVHFLNFQDEYVCIDFSQEVYLQFANKVGGILPMYKLYYETVKKSIIADLGLYKPKRIGHPTLIHKFQLAHNEQIDDATDITELLKMMQTGHYELDFNSAGLSKPYCKEPYPPYPFVKQAIDLQIPIVFGSDAHTAADLHQHYDLLQKKITF